The sequence TAGCTTGTAAGCATTTTGCTGAAACACCATACGCTAGAGCAAAAGCTGGTTGGCATGAATTAACAAAAGGTATTCGTTTTAAGTTTTATGATGCAGGCCATATTCTTGGTTCAGCCGTCACGGTTATTCAAAGTGATGAAGCTAATGGTACAAAAACCTTAGCTTTTACTGGTGACCTCGGCAACGTTCACGTGCCAATCTTAAATGACCCTGAATTAATTGATGAGCAAGTTGATGCCATAATTTCAGAATGTACTTATGGTAATAGAATTCATCGTCCAGTTGGCGATGTTACTAAATTATTAATCGATGTTATCAATGAAGCTGTGCAACACAAAAAGAAAATTATTGTGCCGGCTTTTGCTTTAGGTCGTACTCAAGAATTAATTTATGTGCTACATAAATTATACGATGAGAAAAAAATTCCTGTTATTCCAATATATCTTGATAGCCCCTTAGGCTCTGACGTAACCGATGCTTTTACTGAACACTATGAAGATTTTGATCATGAAACATGGCAAGATTTTATTTCTCATCATGAATCACCTTTTGCTTTTAAAAATCTTCACACCATAACAACAACCGAAGAATCGAAAACACTTAATTCCATAACTGGACCATGCATGATTATTGCTTCGTCTGGTATGTGTGAAGGCGGCAGAATCTTACATCATCTTGAGCATAATGTCAGCAACCGTAATTCAATTATTATCATTACTGGTTATCAAGCTGAACATACTTTAGGTAGAAAGCTTTTAGAGGGCGTTAACCCAGTTAGAATTTATGATCGCTGGCATGAATTGAACGCTAAAGTCATGACGATTAATGAATTCAGCGCACACGCTGACCAAGCTGGCTTGTACAACTACATTTCCAAAATCAAAGAATTAAAAGATGTTTTCTTGGTTCACTCAGAAGAAATTCAAGCAACCACCTTTGAAAGAATTCTTAATGAACGCTTACCAAAACTAAAAGTAATAATTCCTAAAATCGCCGAGAGTTTTGAAATATAATTATGATCGGATTTTTATTGACTATTCTAGGGTCTTTTTTAAGTGAGACCTCTACTTCAATTGGCAAATCGGAAATAAAAAAGAAAAAAGAAAGCATCCTTTCTTTCATGTTTTTAAACCTATTTTTTGTTTTCATTTTGTTTCTTGGCATAGCTATTGTAAATCCAAGTAGCTTTGTTTTTTCTTTCAAATCATTACCAACTTTTACTTTGCGCATTGTTCTGGAACTAATTCAAACCTATATTGCCGTTAAGGCAATTGCCACAGCTGATCGTACGACTTTTAGTTTTATCAGAACGATAACCATTCCCCTGCTTTTATTAGTTGATGTTATATTAGGCTACGCCTTAAATCTAAATCAAATTATTGGCGTTGCAATTTTATTTATTGCTTTGCTCTTAAGTTTTGTTGATCATACAATAAATAAAAAAGGCTTAGGTTTAGTTATATTTACGGCAATTAATTCAGTTGCGACAATTTCACTTTATAAATATAACATTACTCATTTTAACTCCTTTGTCGCAGAACAATTGATTGTTACCTTTTTCGTAATTGGCGCGGCGCTCATCGCCTTAATAATTAAAGAAAAGAAAAATCCGTTTAAACTTTTATTAAAAAAACCATTCTTCTTTCAATCTTTTTTTATGGGTACCGCCGCGATCGTTGAAAGCATTGCTTATACTTTTTTGCCAGCTTCGATCGTCGTCGCGATTGTTCGCGCCTCTGGTATGATATGGTCAACGGTTTCGGGCCGTGTATATTTCAAAGAAAAACACATTCTTCATAAAGCCGCGATTGTATTAATTATTATCGTGGGCTTTGTCTTCTTGATTAAATAATAAGGTAAATGAAAAAGGTAACCGTTTTGTGGTTACCCTTTTTTAAATGTGCGTTTGAAAATAATTGTTAATTATCTTTTACAACCGACAGAATCATGCAGTTATCGATTGACTCGAGCAAGCTTATGGAAATAAAACCCTCTTCTTTTGAATAAGCCGGATAGCAATCCTTGCCATCGTAAACTTTAAAGAAGCCCGTTGTCATAATTCTACCCTTGTTCAATCCATCAATATCGTTCATTTTCTTTGCATAGTTGGCATACTCTAACAAAGTAGCAGGCCTGCAGACACCTCGGCAATTGTTAAAATCCTCAAAGGATTTATGCACCTTAAACCTTCTGAGCTTTTTTCCTGTCTCGCCTGATCCTGTACCGAGTCCGCCGGGATTAAATCCGTTAAGTCGTTCTTCCGACGAGGCATTCTTAAACGGAGGGGCAACTGATTTAAAATTAGCTGAATTAATCAAATCGATTTCATCAACATCGTAATTAATTAATATTTCAGTTTCGCCGAAATCAACCACATCACCTCTTTCTTCTTCTTTTACAACAATTGCCGGCACCTCAGTTTCATAGAAAGCCTTAAGCTTATCTAGGGGCAAGTCCCCGCTTCTCAATGCATCGATCACCTTTTCAGCAATTTCGCGCACTTGATCTTCATCGGGTATTATTTTTGGTCCTTTTACCATTTTTTTGTCTCCTACATTTTAGTTTGTATAAATGATTATAATTCAAAAACTCATTAAACGCTTCGTTTTTTTAAATCGCTTAATCGGCTATTGAATAATAATCATATTTCAAAGAACATAATCCGATAATCTATCACTTTTTAGTAATTTCGTCAAGGGTAAAATAAGAGGGATAGCCTTTTTTGACTACCCCACTTTTTTAAAAAAATCTACCTTTCTACGCCTAAAATCACAAATTCTTTCTCTGAGCCCATGCAAGTCATTGAAAACTTACCGTCTTTAGTTACTAAGTAGTAAATTTGATGATCAACTTTCTCGGATGATCCCATTGCTATCACGTTATTTTTACCATAAGCCTGCTTGAAATATGCACCTTCTAGCGATGTAGCATGCCTATATTTTAACTCATCAAAGCGACCTAAATCATCAAAGATTTTCATCTTTGCGTGTACTATGCCGCACTTGTTTTCAACTCCTTCGAACAAAGTTGAAAAACTATGAAACCCAGTATCTTGACGAACCTCTTGCGTCAATTCCGGGGCCAAACTGTAGTCAATTATGACGTCATAATGAGTTTTACTCATTATAAAATCATCAACAGATTCTTTGGTTATCGGGGAATCTTTTTGTGCTATGATCCCGATAAACTTAGCTATAACTTCAACCATACCTTCGTTCATGTCCGAAATTAATACTATCATCTTGACTATAGTATTAATTAAATTAATTACTTTTTGATTCAATTTTTTCTCCTTCAGATTTATAATTTAATAGTTAGCTAAAACACCGATCAGCCATCAGGGGCTTAATTAACTATTAAATTATATTTTCAAAGAACGCAATTAAACAATCTACCACCTTTTGTTAGTTTTGTAAAGACAAAGCTAATCTCTAACGAATCTAAGGCTTGATAAATTAAAAGGTT is a genomic window of Candidatus Falkowbacteria bacterium containing:
- a CDS encoding MBL fold metallo-hydrolase is translated as MKITFFGAAQGVTGSKHLIESNGFKILLDCGLHQGKRQEAYELNKTLPFDAKTIDAVILSHAHADHCGMLPMLVKAGYKNKIFTTPTTADIARLIMLDSAKIQMSDYLHLKNNGIPEKDLLQPLYTTDDVEIACKHFAETPYARAKAGWHELTKGIRFKFYDAGHILGSAVTVIQSDEANGTKTLAFTGDLGNVHVPILNDPELIDEQVDAIISECTYGNRIHRPVGDVTKLLIDVINEAVQHKKKIIVPAFALGRTQELIYVLHKLYDEKKIPVIPIYLDSPLGSDVTDAFTEHYEDFDHETWQDFISHHESPFAFKNLHTITTTEESKTLNSITGPCMIIASSGMCEGGRILHHLEHNVSNRNSIIIITGYQAEHTLGRKLLEGVNPVRIYDRWHELNAKVMTINEFSAHADQAGLYNYISKIKELKDVFLVHSEEIQATTFERILNERLPKLKVIIPKIAESFEI